Sequence from the Phoenix dactylifera cultivar Barhee BC4 unplaced genomic scaffold, palm_55x_up_171113_PBpolish2nd_filt_p 000665F, whole genome shotgun sequence genome:
CAAGAAAAAATACATCAAACTTAATGTCACTATTActattttttgcaaaatatagTTAATTTAGAAAAATCTCCAATTTAGCCATTAATCTCAACATGAAGGGGTTGCTGAATTGTGTGTTCTGAAAACTAGATGGTAACAAAATATTACATCTCAAACTAAATTATTGGCTTGCTGATTTGCTCAACTGTCTGAATCTGATcttgatactaaaattaaaaaatgaatGCAGCATTTTCTATTCAAAGAATACACTATAGGAGCACTATAAGATGATTTTTTAGGTAAAGGCCATTTCCTTGTGCAAGCTTTGGTATGCCTGTTATGGTACGGCACTGACTGGTAAGAAGAACCTAGCTCTCCTATATCTGTATTTTCCTAATTTTAACATGCCTTTCTTTCTCACGACACAATAAAAACAATGATTTGTACATCATCATTATTGTCATCATCTCTTGAATCATGATTTACGATGTAttatttatgttatttatttagcaTTCACTAAAAATCTCATACGACGGAGATAATAACCAGTCAACaagcaatgtaaagaggattaACAATCGAACAGAATAACAGGTTCTGCATTAGAAAAAAAACAAGATTTTCTTCAATCTTAGTttaaagaacaaaaataataacaattttGTCATTGCTAATCTGACAAAACACCAAGAccaatttttattaataaaacaaACACATCAAATGTGTTGGTTCATTAGAACCCATGGATTTTCCGTTTGGCTATAATAGTGGTGCTATTGTAATGTTTAGCCTAgtttacaaattattttttattagttatTGATATTCTGTTTGCTTTTCACCAAGGTCCAGAATCTCTGTAACGTGTATCATGCTCGCACACTAACAGTTTGGTATGGTATGGTTCAGTACTTAGTACTGTTCGGTTCACATCCCATACCAAGACAAGTCTCGAGCCACTATTCTCATTTTTTATCACAGTACTTGCTGAAACTAGGTGCTATGGGTTGGTACATACCCCAATTCACCTCGGCACGCCTCGTTTCATACAAGTTGGTATGGGCCTTTActgatataaataattttttcacaTCGTTCCACCTAGGTAAGGTATGATACACTCCGAACCGAATAATTTGGGGTGGTATGAAAAATACTGCTTTCAGGTTGATTGCCATGATAAAATAGTTTTGCAACTCCTCCCATAGCTAAAAATGCGTTCAAAAATTGTTGATGGTTTAAATCATGCCTGGTGCccgatttttccttttcttaactAAGTAGTTATTTATTGCTTGTTCTGTACACCAGAAAAGCATGTGCATTCAATTATCCTATGTTAGTTAATGAAATCTCCATTTCTTTCCAAATTAGGCACTTTTTCTAAAGGATCATCTGAATCTTGGAGAGAAGATATCGAGCAGAAATATTCCCTTCAACATCCATAGTGCTTCAAAATCAGTTTGTCCATATGGTTAAAAAATACCAGGTTTGCTACTGAAACTTCAGATTTCTGAATTTACACCATGCATTTTCATAACTAATGTAAATCTCACATTTTTCACCATGAAGACTTCGGAACTTCTGGAAGTTTGGTTGTTGCTTTCCCTAATCTACCAACAAATTCGCAAGGTTTCAGTTTCACATTAAAGTAAATATTCTTCTATTTTATTGGCTAATTAGTCTTGTACATATAGAGCAACTTAGCTGAAAATAATTTatgttgcatttttttttactttccaaCCATATCCCAATCATTTACTGTGTTTCTGAGGTTTAAATCAATTGTACTGCTAGTGTTAAGCATTTTCTTCTACCCTTCACAATACAAAGTTTCCAGATTGCACTAATTCAAATCATAATATGGTAATGCAGGAGTTCAAGAGGTTGCTTGGGGAAGATACTATAGATTATGCTTCTTACAGCTAATATCATGAGGAAACATCCTTCTTATAGATTGCACTAATTCAATAGGATTGAGTACTTTGGGATTTAGAAGATGCAGACTGGCCTAGTTCTATCAATCTCTTGTCAGTTGGAACCTAATTCTATATTGTCAAATGAAGTGGGTTATTTATGCCTTAGGAATGCTAGGGTCGATTATATGATAGACATTAATTCTTCCATAGACATCATGAGGGTTATGATTTTTAATTTCCTACCTGTACATGCAAAAGTAACATGGCCACATCCAAGATATGTCATCTCCGTATTgaaccccgtaccggtaccACCTGGTTATTGTATAGGTACACCTAGTATGGGGGTCGGTTTGGTGTACTGAGTGTCGGTAAGCCTCCCGCATCGCGTATCGATACGAAACTGGTATGATTTGGTACAATATGACATACCTTGGCTACAAATGATTAGCCTTTTGATGTGTTTTGATGCTATAGATGCTGCAACAAGTAAAATCATCTCTGTAAACATCTCAAGAACATCAGGATGGAGGGCATCAGTTGGTGGAGTTGGAGTAATCCAAATTCCAAATCAGCACAAAATTGTTTAAGGTCATCATTAGCTCTGAAAATGATAAGAGTGCAAACTTTGGTTTGCTGTATTGATTGATATCGATGCGTATCGACCGTATCTTACCATATTGATACATGGGATGAAAGGAGTATCGAATGTCGGTATGCCGAGTTGTCTCATGTACCGAGCGTACCGATCAATAATAGAATGGTACCTATCTGGGGTCCGGAACAAAGGTGGCGAGCCTTGATGCAAACAACATATGATAATTTTCTTTGGttcaatttctttctttttgctaaGAGAAAGGGGCAAAGTCAAACAGATTTCTTATCCTCTAACTGCTGTATCTCTTCAGGATTAGAAAAATTAGTGTATCATAAGGAGGAACCTATGAATCTGTCATGTGTTTATTGCTTTAATCATTAAAGTGAGAATCGCTAATGAGCAAGACAGAGTTCCTTTGCCCTATCCATCAAATTTCATATCCTTGTTTTCTTTCATTTATGTCTTGAGCTGTCTCTGAGTTTATAACATCATTTCTTTATATGTAAAGTGACTCCAAACCATTTGCTCTCAGCATATCCAAAAAGTCAGAAGGGATTGGGACACCACATGAAACATTTTTCACAagatttctttttcaaaataattattttctaaccatggaaacaagtcaatcttCAATATCTAATTGTTTTAGTGTCATTGTTTCCCTTGGCATCCAAAGCCAGAAGGCACACCGTTGCTCCCGCTCTGGGCGCGATCCAGACGAGGAATCCAAATTCCTAGAATCTCCGAGCGACGCCGCTCCGCCGAATCCGCGGTGGCGAGTTTCCCAGCAGTGCGGAGCGGTGGGAGAGAGGATCCCCAGCTACCTGAGAGGCTACGCCGGCGGAATCGGGCTCCGAGGGGTGGTCGGCGCGCGGCGGAGATCCAGCATTACGGCGGAGACGGTCGGGGGAGGGGGCGTTAGAGAGAGAGGAGCACGCAAGGAACGACAGATAGAACGCGATTCAGAGAACGATTCGGAGTCGAGAGAGTCTTCCGTTTTGAGCCGGGGTTCGGTTCACTTTGGACTTCTCCCTTGCCGTATGATGAAGATCCAACGGGTACTATATATCCGCTTGATTGCACTTTGACGGATGTGATCCCTCGGAGAATTTAGAGGATTTACTTTATTTGTTAAGTCAAAAAGGTCTAATTTATGCTATAGCAAGACATATCCGAATTTGGTCCGAGATATACCGCTTGCGGTGGATACAGTTAAATTAAAATActaatttatgattttattggcATTTGGTGGGTCTATTTTATAGTTCTCTTTGACTTAAAACTGGCGTTTCATTAGGGATCTAAATCCTATAGGGGTTCTTGAAAACAAGGCCTCTAATCCACAGGAACCAGTAATTATGTGTTTTAAATAATAACTAAACTGGGGCAGCTATGTGAGTGCAAGTTTCAAAAAGGATAACAAAGGGCCATAAATTCACTAATAAATAAATGGTTTCAGTTAAAGAGAGACAACTACTAAAAAGATGGGGGGTGACCAAGAACTTTGATAAtatcatagcaaaaagaagtGATAGACATAAGGTTAGACTAAATAAACATAACCTTTTATATGCGACAAAGCATGAAACTACaatcatatatacatatatacatatatatatatatatatatatatatatacatatatatacatatatatatatatacatatacatatatatacatatacatacatatatatacatatacatatatatacatatacatacatatagatacatatacatatatagatatatatatacatatacatatatatacatatagatatatatacatatatgtatctatatgtatacatatatatatatacacacacacacacatatatacatacacacatctGCTTGACCTTGCTCGTATCTTCTAGATGTCACAAGAGTAgcattaatttttcttcttttttttcaacacTTACATTGCCGATGCTTTTGCGACGCTTTATAAAGCGTTACTAATAAAACTAACGACGCAATAAAAAGCATCAGCAATGCCCGATTTTTTTGTAGTTAACTATCAACTTATTTTTCTAACTTCATCTATAAAACATTGGAGGTTAGCTAGCGCTCTAGAATTTCTGCTGATTTGTTTTTTCAAATTCAAAACCCTTGCCTCTATCTCCATTGCCTCCTTGCCTGCCATAATCTTTTGGATGCCATCCTGCATGGAACTTTGACTGCTGCCATTGAGCTTGATCCCAATCCCCCACACCCTGACAATGTATGCACAATTCACAAACTGGTCACCAGATATGGGATAGCACAGCAGGCGTTTCCCATGCTGTATGGCCTCAACAGTTGAGTTCCAGCCACAGTGCGTGAGATAGCATCCAACTGCCCCATGCTTGAGCACCTCCTCCTGTGGTGCCCACCCTACCACCTTCCCACAACCTGCGACGCGTTCCAGGTATCCATCCGGGAGCCCAGCTCGCCATGCCTTGTCCTCCTTCAACACCCACAAGAACGGCCGTTTTGAAGCCTCCAATGCTAGAGCAAACTCGGCGATCTTCTCTGGTCCAATTGGTCCAACCCAGCTTCCAAATGATACATAGACCACGGATTGATGAGCTTGCTTCCCTAGCCATTCCACACAACTCCAATCCTCTTCCCACATACTGGGATTGAACTGCACATGAGGGACTTCCTCATCAAATTCATTTCTTTCGGTGCTGTTCATGCTGTTAGCTGACAATGGTCCTACATGAAGAGTACGTGGACTGCGTTCCGGTGGTTGGGAACGTGGATGGTGTTCATCAAgatcttctccttctccaggGAAGGAGTTGATGAGAAGCCATTGGAGAGCTTTGGCTCTTTCAAGCGTCCTAAGCCAGAATGCGAATCTTGTTTTGCGCGACGCAGAGTTTCCGACCAACCATGGCAAGTCTTTGGTGCTCAGTTTTACGTGACCTGGTAATTGTAGTTCTCTCACCATTAGCTCTTGGTTATCTTGATGATTATGATGGTAGAGAGGAGTGCCTGCAATCAATCATGCAATAGCAATTTCAATTATGCTTGCATAAGAAAGTTTTCTTTCATCTACCCCACTAAcctataatattattttcttaaattGCTTAATTAGAGTGTGTGAAATGCCACATCAAGTATTATTTTCTTGAAGTGCTTGGACATACGAAGATATATATGATCAGTTTCATAGTCAAGAAATTTTATAACAACCCAGATATTCCGAGATCTCGGCTGAAAGTAACTGAGACATTGATATCTCCACTAGTATATGTTAAAATAAGATTAAGTACAGTTCTGAAAATTTAACTTTAGTTATTAAATAATCCATTTACATATACGTTGATTCTTACCTGCTAATATCTTGTATACTTGTATTAAAGGATAGTTGCTTACGATTGTACATATGAATGCACACACGTGCGCACTCGCATTTGCTCACAAGTGGCATGATATTACAATCAGGCATCTATTGACTAAGGAAAACATGGGAGTATGCATGTCAAGAATTTAAATCTCATAGGATGGGATCATCTTGATTTTTTTCACAATGACTGCGGTTTTAAATCTCATGAGATAGGGCAATGCTAATTTTTCCGTAGAATAGAATGGAATGCGCTGTTGTCCCATCCTATCCAAATACCACGGAATGTCTCGCGATATGCTGATCGGATATTGGGACAACAGTGAGAAGATTCTATCTTGACACTTGGGACCTCATCTGACCGTCCCTTGGGATGTTCCATCAGGATTAAAACCTATGTCCGATATTGCATGTAACATGTTACTTTAAGTTACTAACTTGTAgctaaaatcttaattaaatgCACCACAAAAGTTTGCTTCGGGTTGATGGTGATAAAttattcgatttgatcttcgatTTTATATACATTTGAGAAGGACCACCCTCATCTAAAGCACATCCGTGCCACGCATATAGGTGGTCAAGCATAGAATCG
This genomic interval carries:
- the LOC103718070 gene encoding UDP-glycosyltransferase 82A1, which encodes MRVGFEMQPRVVLVPFPAQGHVTPMLHLAQALHAQGFLPMVASPDFIHRRIAAGRADPTDDHVGFASIPSGFGDAPRDFAAIDDAMENSMPGHLERLLKELDGVVCVVVDLLASWAIPVVARSGIPAAGFWPAMHATYRLISAIPELIRKGFISECVIAGTPLYHHNHQDNQELMVRELQLPGHVKLSTKDLPWLVGNSASRKTRFAFWLRTLERAKALQWLLINSFPGEGEDLDEHHPRSQPPERSPRTLHVGPLSANSMNSTERNEFDEEVPHVQFNPSMWEEDWSCVEWLGKQAHQSVVYVSFGSWVGPIGPEKIAEFALALEASKRPFLWVLKEDKAWRAGLPDGYLERVAGCGKVVGWAPQEEVLKHGAVGCYLTHCGWNSTVEAIQHGKRLLCYPISGDQFVNCAYIVRVWGIGIKLNGSSQSSMQDGIQKIMAGKEAMEIEARVLNLKKQISRNSRALANLQCFIDEVRKIS